A genomic window from Hyla sarda isolate aHylSar1 chromosome 10, aHylSar1.hap1, whole genome shotgun sequence includes:
- the FLT3LG gene encoding fms-related tyrosine kinase 3 ligand isoform X5 translates to MCVEDITASFFTPASKFSYEEMINCHDFRGKGTVFLLVIYLALSYCCNFEYDPISSGYMKKIKMLEDYILADYQVDMPKLISEKNEDQNCLHLLMLFRGKHMLANLRPGPKLKEIIKDILNELNFLEDCPFMIPPSCPNERVNLSNVLQNISGSLASLQPNILNNFSHCLHIKCATGCSLTPSTC, encoded by the exons GACATCACTGCCTCCTTTTTCACTCCAGCTTCTAAATTCAGCTATGAGGAGATGATTAATTGTCATGATTTTAGGGGAAAG GGTACTGTGTTTCTCTTGGTGATTTACTTAGCACTGAGCTACTGCTGTAATTTTGAATACGACCCCATATCATCCGGTTATATGAAGAAAATTAAAATGTTG GAAGATTACATTCTAGCTGACTATCAAGTGGATATGCCAAAACTAATTTCTGAAAAGAATGAG GACCAAAACTGCTTGCACTTGCTAATGCTGTTTAGAGGCAAACACATGCTGGCAAATTTACGTCCGGGACCTAAATTAAAAGAAATTATCAAAGACATACTAAATGAATTAAACTTCCTAGAGGATTGTCCATTTATG ATTCCACCATCATGTCCCAATGAAAGAGTTAACTTGTCTAATGTCCTCCAAAATATAAGTGGTTCTCTTGCATCCCTGCAACCAAATATTCTAAATAATTTTAGTCATTGTCTACACATAAAATGTGCAACAG